A part of Mesoplodon densirostris isolate mMesDen1 chromosome 10, mMesDen1 primary haplotype, whole genome shotgun sequence genomic DNA contains:
- the TAF8 gene encoding transcription initiation factor TFIID subunit 8 — MADAAVTAGAGSSGTRSGSKQSTNPADNYHLARRRTLQVVVSSLLTEAGFESAEKASVETLTEMLQSYISEIGRSAKSYCEHTARTQPTLSDIVVTLVEMGFNVDTLPAYAKRSQRMVITAPPVTNQPVTPKALTAGQNRPHPPHIPSHFPEFPDPHTYIKTPTYREPVSDYQVLREKAASQRRDVERALTRFMAKTGETQSLFKDDVSTFPLIAARPFTIPYLTALLPSELEMQQMEETDSSEQDEQTDTENLPLHISTDDSGAEKENTSVLQQNPSLSGSRNGEENIIDNPYLRPVKKPKIRRKKSLS, encoded by the exons ATGGCCGACGCGGCGGTCACTGCCGGGGCTGGCAGCTCCGGAACG AGATCGGGAAGTAAACAGTCCACTAATCCTGCTGATAACTACCATCTGGCCCGAAGGCGAACCCTGCAAGTGGTTGTGAGCTCCCTGCTGACAGAGGCAGGGTTTGAGAGTGCTGAGAAAGCATCTGTGGAAACACTGACAGAGATGCTGCAGAGCT ACATTTCAGAAATTGGGAGGAGCGCCAAGTCTTACTGTGAGCACACAGCCAGGACACAGCCCACACTGTCAGATATTGTGGTCACCCTTGTCGAGATGG GTTTCAATGTGGACACTCTCCCTGCTTATGCAAAACGGTCTCAGAGGATGGTCATCACTGCCC CTCCAGTGACCAATCAGCCGGTGACCCCCAAGGCCCTCACTGCAGGACAGAACCGACCCCACCCGCCACACATCCCCAGCCATTTTCCCGAGTTCCCCGACCCCCACACCTACATCAAAACTCCG ACGTACCGTGAGCCTGTGTCGGACTATCAGGTCCTGCGGGAGAAGGCCGCATCCCAGAGACGAGATGTGGAGCGGGCACTCACCCGTTTTATGGCCAAGACCGGCGAGACCCAGAGTCTTTTCAAAGATGACGTCAGCACGTTTCCCT TGATTGCTGCCAGGCCTTTCACCATCCCCTACCTGACTGCTCTTCTTCCGTCTGAGCTGGAGATGCAACAAATGGAGGAGACGGATTCCTCGGAGCAGGATgagcagacagacacagagaacctCCCTCTGCACATCAGCACG GATGATTCTGGAGCCGAGAAGGAGAACACCTCTGTCCTGCAGCAGAACCCTTCCTTGTCGGGGAGCCGGAACGGGGAGGAGAACATCATCGATAATCCCTATCTGCGGCCTGTGAAGAAACCCAAGATCCGCAGGAAGAA GTCCCTCTCATGA